A window of Salmo trutta chromosome 5, fSalTru1.1, whole genome shotgun sequence contains these coding sequences:
- the vkorc1 gene encoding vitamin K epoxide reductase complex subunit 1, whose translation MASNSCSGVPKWERKTRLFLCIFGLFLSFYALHVEISRERDPEYRAMCDLGDSVSCSKVFTSRWGRGFGLVQFFFAKDSVLNQPNSLLGIIFYTLQLALGQSVSSRAAFLLVLASWVSMAGSLYLAGVLAFILGDFCVVCVSTYVVNFLLLFTNLKRRTGLEAVKKKTG comes from the exons ATGGCATCGAATAGTTGCAGTGGAGTTCCCAAATGGGAGAGAAAAACACGTTTGTTTCTTTGTATCTTCGGTTTGTTTTTGTCATTCTATGCTCTGCACGTTGAGATTTCGCGAGAGAGGGACCCTGAGTATCGGGCGATGTGCGACCTGGGAGATTCTGTGAGCTGCTCGAAAGTTTTCACCTCAAG ATGGGGACGTGGTTTTGGGCTTGTACAGTTCTTCTTTGCTAAAGACAGTGTACTGAATCAACCCAACAGTCTGTTGGGGATCATTTTCTACACATTGCAACTGGCTCTGG GTCAGTCTGTGTCCAGTAGGGCAGCGTTCCTCCTGGTCTTGGCCTCCTGGGTGTCCATGGCTGGATCGCTGTACCTAGCCGGAGTACTTGCCTTCATTCTGGGAGATTTCTGCGTGGTCTGCGTCTCAACCTATGTGGTTAACTTTTTGCTGCTCTTCACCAATCTGAAGAGGAGGACGGGACTAGAAGCAGTCAAGAAAAAGACTGGCTGA